The DNA window CCATAGCTTCTCCCCTGTTTATTTCTGCCTTGCAGTGTTTAACTCATGTCTGCTCAGGTGCCTTCTGTCACCTCAGTTCTGTGTTGGTGCTCTGTGAACCCCAGGGCTGTGATTGTGCAGTTCTCCCCCCTTCCCACTCAGTGCAGATCTCTTCTCAATGGCTGTCAGGTATCAGCTTGCCTGGAACATAGCAGCGTTGTCCATTCCAACAGTCCTCGGATTCTGCCCCTCACTGAGAGAAAGGTTAATGGGTGGATTCAAATTAATTAACCAGTTCTGTTATTAGAACATGTGTATACTGAGATTCCATTGTGCTGTATGCTGCAGCACTTGGCTTGGCCGCCTTGGGTCCATTCACTCCAGTGGATATCAGGAAAGTGAAGTCCTATTTACAGTGATAACCATATTGAGGTTCTAAGTAAAGGTGCTATTAGTATAAAAGTGCCTTGTTCATGAATGGTCTGgttaaaaataaagtcaaattCTTGGCTTTTCTGCACCAGCTTGGCTTCATGAGAAGTAAGTGGGCTGAACTGGCCTAATTGAATGGAGGGTCTCGTCCATTAGCTTCAGTACTTTCGTTCAGAGGGTAAATACTCAGTCAAAAAATTAATGATAGAGAATAGAATACCAAATTTCTCATGCTCTGGGTTGGAGATGTTTTACACCAACCATCTTTGAAGTAATGCACAGGCAGATGAGTTGCTTATTAGCATATGTTTCATGTGctcatgaaaaataatgattcAAGCCAAGATTTTTTGGTAATTATCTCTGTTTTTTGCACAGCAGTTTGCCAGCGTCTCTTTGTTCTATCCTCTGTTTATTTCAGCAGTATATTTTCTTCTGGTCTTAAGCCACTTCTCCCGTAAGTTCCTGATAATGCTGGGAGAGAAATCCCCAGGTCCCGGGGCTGGAAAACTAGTTACTAAATTGACTTCAGCACAGCCAAATACAGTCTGCTCCGGGTAGGAGAGGTACTTAACTACTTTGATCGTGGTTACAGGAGCAGCCTTAAATTTGTTGTATCCTTTTGAGACTGGGTTCTGCCTGTTGCGTGATTCTGGGGAAGTCTCATGActctaaaagcagaaaattctgCAAACTTTTGTGAATTCTGCCCTTTGCTTTCACCTTTCCGTCCTCACTCTTAAATCGAGAGAGAAAATAGAGACGGGGTTGAAGAGTGAAAAGTGCATTCATTCTTTGCATGGAGCATCGTAGCACCGTAGTTGATCTCCAGTTTTATGCCAGACAAGATGAGTTCTGATTGTGATCAGTCCCAGCTCCCTAACAGAACCTGTGCTGGCCCGATTCCAGGTGCTTGGGATGTATTGACGGCCTTTGATATCTCTTCTGTAAAAAGGGAGTTGCAGCCAGCCATCTCCAGGAACAGGAAGGAGAGGTGTAAGGTCACCGTGACATACGTTGTGTTTGATAGGGCAGATGTGCTGCTTGCAGAGATCCCAATCTGAGCATTCCAGGCAGTTTTGAAAGTAGACAGCTTTAGTGGAGATGAATCCGACAATTGGAACAGCTCACCTGCTCTGTTTCAAATCAGTGTGACCTTTAAAACACGTGGAGAAATTGTACTCTCAGTTGTTGAATTTgttctttgctattttttcatTAGTCTCTCACTTTAGAGGGCAGATTAGAAGAGAGGCACTTAgaaagcttgttttcttctcctgcagaGCTCTCCAGAATCTGTCAGACCAGGGGAGCCGTTTGCTAGGCATTGGATTCATTGTTTTAGTGAGTCTGTAcgcgtcttttttttttcaggctatGGACAGATTTCACACCGTTAAGGTATGGCATGTTCAGTAACTGCTGTGACATGGAAACAAGCCTGGCTGTGCTTCACTGTCAAAAATAGTTTAATTCTGGGTAACCCATTTCATTTTGTACGTGCATAGGAATAGAAGTGCACACAGGGAACTTTTGTTTCCCTGCAGTAACCTCCTCCAACAGCACCGTGAGACTACTGGCAATAGTCTGCTCATATCCATTAGCACTCTATCCCTACAACACCTTGGAATAAATTAAAGAAgtaaaggttttcttttccttacatctaTGTAACAGAAGCTTCTTGTGGTTGCAGCTGCTTGACATGTGTATGCAGAACTGTGGTCCAAGGTTCCAGTCTTTAGTTGTGAAGAAGGACTTCTGCAAGGACAAGCTGGTGAAACTGCTGAATCCCAGATACAACCTGCCCATTGACTTACAGGAGAAAATCCTGACCTTTATCATGGTGAGCCTGGAGCAAACACTGGCTGTTTGTCTCTGCTTTATATGCATCTCATTTCTCTCCTGCGGTGGTACTCATGGAAACCTTTTACGTGGGCTTTATTCTTCTGCTTTGCGCAGGAGTAGCACAGAGTGGAAGACAAAAAGACAGAACTAGAAGGAGTCCTGGAAAACTGTCAGCCTCTGCCTTTTATATTCCACTCCCAGTCTGTGTATTTGCTCCCCTCTGTGGTTATAAGCAGGGTGAGAGAGAACTTGAGAGTTTTGCAGTGTTCCTCGTGTTTTAAATTGGAGCTAGCTGGAGCAGATAGAGGCAGAAAACGTGCTGTTCACATGGAGATAATGCCTTTAGGATTCTGTGCTTTAGAAGAGTGTCTGCCCCCACTGACTGTCCATTTCTGTGACTGCATCTGTAATTTCAAAACCAGATATGGGCACGAGGGTTCCAAGGAATGGTGGATGTGACCGAAGTAAAAGAAGTTTATCTGGAATTGCTGAAGAAAGGAGTGGAGTTTCCATCTTCTGATACCAGCAAAGGAAGGCCTAAGGTGGGGATACACAGAGGTGCCTCATTAATCCATTGTAAATCAGAAGCAGGATGTTTGTTAATTGTATGAGCTCTGTAGGCACAGAAGGTGTGTatgtttatgttttgttttctaaatgctCCAGGGCAGAGTATGACCAATCTACTTAAGCATGTGAGCAGAAATCAGTTTCAATTATAGCAGCTAAGATAACAACAAAGAAACCTGTCCTATATAATAGTgtcttttatttcaaagcacAGAATAGTGGATATGCTCTCAAAAAGGAACTTTTGGTCTCTTGAGACttccaaagcatttaaaaaatttGGGCATCCAGTTTGCCTCAAAATGAATGAGAGCTGAGTGCTTGAAACTTGTCAGCTTTTGAAAGCCTTAACTAAGATGAGTAAGATTTGCATGAAAACACATACCATTCAGGATCTGAGCATTCAAAGCATTATAGAATGGTATGGGCTGGAAAGGGTCCTTAAACATCTAGTTCCATCCCCTTGCCATgggtagggacacctcccaccaaaTCAGATTGCTCAAGGTCTCATCCAGTCTGAtattgaacacttccagggaggagacatccacagcctttctagGCAGGCTGCTCCATGCCTCACCACACTCACGATAAATAATTCCTTCCTAATTCTTAATCTAAATTTACCCCCTTGTATTTAAAATCGTTGcaccttgtcctgtcaccacacGCCCTGGTAAGGAGTCTcttcccatctttcctgtaggcctctGTTAGGTAGCAGAAGGCTGCAGTAATGTCTCCCTggaatgttttctctttataaTTTTAATCTGAGAGAGGTACAAATGTGCAGGATTGGTCTGCTGTCTGTATCTCCCTATAGCTGTTGGCATAACGTATATTCAGTAATGTTCGATCCTGTAGCTAATGTCTACCTTTTTGTTTAAGCATATATATGATAAACATCATTGTGTAGCATCTGGGATACATTAAATGTAAATATGGCTTGAGCATGAGACATTGGCTGAAAGTACAATACAAGCTTTACAGCAATTATTTccagaatttgttttctgttagaaaaGTTTTCACAAGACTTGGGATATGTGAAAGCCGTTCACCTTTGGGTGCAACCTTGCAATTACAGAGTTAGATGACTGTAATCAGCATAGACAGGAAGGATTTTGTTAGAGCGAGTTTGATTTAATGACTGAACAGTGGAGTGTGCCAAAACTCATGTATTTAAGGCTGTTTGAACGAGCTGCATTTTGAACAATTGAAAGAAAGTGCTTTCACCGGACAACAATTTTTTCCTTACCGGCTGCAATAAGAGACAATTCTGTCTGCCACATATTTCAGTCCATTAAATTCTGTTGCAAACCTGTTGATCCAAGCTGCAGCAGACCTGGGTACAATCTTTAGCTCAGTCTCTGTGAGATTCAGGATGAGATGTATACAGTCTTGTGCAGGGTTGTCTTCTGCTGCAGTCAGTTCAGTTGTAATACAAGTGAAACCCCCCAAACTTGTCACTCTTGCCATTTGTGAAGGCATTCTAAACCACCCATAGCTGTTGTGGTAGCACTTAAGGTAGGACTCACTGTCAGATGGCTTCAGCCTGTTCTTAGCCATTtctattttatctgttttatctGGAATTTACTAAGCAAACCCATTTTaaaacattcccaaattcccaccTGATTTCAATACAACCTATAGCTATTACTCTTATTCTTACAAATAGAACTTGCTCAACACTGATTATTCGAAAGCTAATGCCTGGTTCTGTGCTTCTGACAGATGATGGTAGTGCTCTCATCTGGAAGTCAGTTTCAATTCTTCTGTTAAACACGAGCTCTGCCCTTTTGTCTTTTAGCAGTCCCCATCTCCTGCAAAGTCATCACCATCTTCTGCTAATCCCCCAAAGCGTTCTTTGTTGCCTCTGCCCACGGGCCCAACATTACTGTTGACACCTGAACAGGTACAGTACCACAGGTTTGGAGGGGAGGGACATTCCACTTGAAATATGCTGGTTACGTGCAATCTCAGCATCGTAGGATGGAAGTGTCGTTTCAAGTAGCATAGTTTTTATTTATGGTTTTAGATTTGTTCTCCCAGGGATGTTTTATACAGTGATTTGCCAaagcaaagcatgcagaaatcACTTGGGTGAATGCCAGGCTGTGCCCAGCCAGGAATTGGAATCGTTCACTTGAGCATAAGAATTTCTGCTGATCTCTTATGAGGGTGTTAAGCAAGTTGATGAAAGATACTTCAGAGATAAGTGAGGAAGCCAAACTTATTTTGGGGTAAGACTCGTGTGAAGAGATTGCacttaaaagcagaaaggaagagacagtTTGCTTCTGATCCCACTTGGCCTGTACTTAACTAATAAGTCTTCTCAGTATTAAGAGAGGCACTAAATGTGTGGGAAACCGACAGTGTTATTGGGCTTAGGTCTTACTGTGATTGGATGTATAGAAACTGAGCTAATTTCCATAGAATGTCATTGGAGTAAAATAATGCTAATTAGACCCATATTATGCCTAATGGGGAAGAAAGTACGGATTAGAGGTAAGAATTACTTTGCTCCCTCTGTTCACCTGCACAATATTCTGTCCTGTTGAACTGAACAGATTGGGAAACTGTACAGTGAACTGGATATGGCGAAAATGAATGTGAGAGTCATGTCAtcaatattaaaagaaaatgttcctgGCTCTGAAAATCCGGATGATATGAATCTTTTACAGGTATGAGGTGACTCGTTGATGGGCTATTAATTTGAACAAAGTTGATCTCAGGATCTGTTGCATCCTTTCTTGCAACATCTGAATTTAGATTGCGAAAGCAAACCAACATCAAGTTTCTGCCTCCGATTTTGCTCAGCTTCTCATCTCCTTCACCTTCCCTGACATCTAGATAGTCATGAAAGGACAGTGCAGCTTGCAATGTAAATTTAAGCTCTAGGGACTTCCGAGGGCAAAGGAATTTCATAATGGAGCATTCTCTGTTAAGCATGTTCTGTCAAACAGCCCTGAGAAACATTCCAGGTGAGCGCAGTTGCCTACTGGGAAAACAGGTGGTGACACAATATCTCATATTCATCCTGGAGTTTTCAGAGCTCTCTTTAATATTGCCAATACCTTAAAGGCAAACTGAGggacagtgaagaaaatgaagcattgGGTTTGTGTACATGACCTCAAAGCCTGGGAGCTTGCTGTGTAACAGATGAAGCCACGTGCTCTTGAAGTGGAGCCTGAAGTGGTGTACTGCAATACTCAAGTTTAGATTTGATAGTGAAGATGCATACGACCTACTTGCTCATGCTTCTTCTGTTTTAGAAATTTGAAGTGTAGCACTGCTTGAGCATTTCAACAGTCATTTATGTTAAAGGGGCATCTTGATGGTCCgtgttttctgaaagaaataaagaagtttaTCGTATCCTTCTTTTGCTAAACTCACCTCCAAAATTCTGTGACAAGGAAACGTTTTTGGTAATTTGTTAACATAAATGCACTGAAGAACTGATAGAATTTTTGCAAGACTTCAGTGTGGAGAATTCTTCCTTTCCAGGGAACTTTTTCTGGGTACTGTTGATTTGCCTTCAGGGTTACACTGTTCAGTTGCATCCTTCTGAGCATTGGTTTCCAGCTGAAGGCTGAGACTTGGGGAGATAGCACTAGTTGACCACTGTGTCTCACCTTTAATgacaggcagcactgctggtgggATCCAAATAGGAGACAGAATCAATCTCAGGGTTTCTGCTCCCCAGGAAATTCCTGGCAGGGAATTTCAAGGAGCAAGAATTTCAGTGTCCAAGGAGGAAGGGCTGATGAACCAGCTGTGAAACAGGAAAGGTGCTTCTCACTTCCTGGCTCCTACAGAGCAGCCCTTCTGCATGCAGGCGCACATACTAGGTTGTCCACAGTAAACCAGTGGATTCTTATTGACACTCCCAGTAATAAAATTGTTGGCAAAAGTTTGAGGACAGGGTGTGGAGTTCCCAATTGTGGGGGAGTGACTAAAAACTCATTCCTTCTATGTTAATTTCAttgttgttctttctgttcttttcctccatGCACTGAGTGGTACAGAACATCAAGCACGGCCAGCCTAATTCTTTAACCATGTTTAACATGCATGTTTGCTTGTGGCTTTACCTGGATTTCTTGTATTAGGCTTTTGTTGTTGGAGAACAAAGTCCTTTGTTACAAGAGCTCTTTGTTTAGGCATTGAGTGAGTGGGAGAGATGAGTATCAGCCCTTCTGATTATCCGGGGTCTCTGAGTAAAAACTTGTGGCTGAAAGAGCCACAGACGTTGTACTGGGTAGTGAACAGGCATGTCTGATGGATGTGCAGGAATTAAGGCCCAGATTGCCAGGTGGTGAGCATTGGCACAAGTTCGTTGGGATCACTGGTGGCTTCATATGAGCTGGGAGTGCATTGCTGTAAATTCCAATTTTCAAAACACTGGACTTCATGTTGAGTCAGAGCAAAGCCTACAGATCCATCCTATAAATGAGCATCACGATTTACTGCTTTGTGGCTTATTCAGGTTTACAAAGACAATTGTCTGCCTGTAAAATGGATTCAtaagaaatacacatttctgAGGTGGGGATAAGGTTATAAGATGTGGAGCTGAAGAGGTTTAAAATTTAATTGTATGCATTGAACTGCATACATTTTTGCGTGTTCTGTCCTGGGCTCTGCAGATACAACAGTGAGCGATAAAGTAACATGTAATCTGCATGCAGATTTGGCAGGGGGGTGGAACGTTTCTTTTTACataataaatgaaagaattacACAGAGCTTACGTTTCTTGAGAAAAATGAGAACGCTTTGAAAATGATACCAGAGCCCTTTCTGAATAGCAGTGTGCAAACAGTATTTCaccctccctcttttttttctttccttaagcAGAGCCAGCCTGCATTTGCAAAAATACACTGTGGGAAAAAGAATCTTGGCTGAGATGAAGCCCCTGATGCTAAagaatttgtttctttgaaCAGGCAAAATCTGCAGGGgagagaaatgtaaataaacTAACCACCATTTCAGCTGGCAATAACGCAACGTTCTGCTCAGAAAGATCTCATAAATATCACACCAGCTGATAATGTGGGTTTGTGCCACTGTGTGAGAAAGTGCACGGGTGAAGTGCATCCAGCCTTCCCCACTGAGAGGAGGAGTTAGAGCTACACGGTGGTGTCACAGAGCACTTTAGACTACCATTGTCTTTCCTTCTAGCAGATGCTGAACCTGGATCGCATTCATTACATTCGTGTGAAGTATCCTACTGAGTTTAATCAGCTTCAATCAGGCTCAAATCAGATTTACTCTGCATCACCCAGAGGGGTCTTCATTATTTTGCAATTTCTAATTTAGACTTTAGAGACAGATGTATCCTCAGAGACGAAGGTAGGTTGTGGGTAGGGGCTGGTAGGGGTAGGAGCGCTGGTTTGGTGATAGGAGTTGTGAGCCTGGCCTCGCAGAGATCAAAGACGTGAAAATCACACTACTTGCGATGCTTGGTATGTGTGTGTGGTTTGTATAAATGAAGGGACGTGACCTGCGAGTCTGCTGTGCTCGACTGTCTTATCACTCTGCTCCAGAACTGAAATGAGGAGAGCACGGTTGTGATTTCTGgttgcattttttcttccccttattTGGGTAGAAGCTGTACAAGACGTGTCGGATGATGCAGGAGCGGATCATGGAGCTGCTGGTGACAGTGGAGAATGAAGATGTGATAGTTGAGTTAATACAAGTAAACGAAGATCTGAATAATGTTCTCCTGGGACACGAAAGGTGAGTGGTGTCCTAACTGGATAAGCACACCGGGTGGGTACAGTCAGTCTGTGAGACTCGTGCTGAATCTTCTCGAGGAGACAGATGTTTCCATACATCCAGAAAAGAGGTGTGATAACAACAGGAGCAGATAATCTGTTTCCCTTCCCCTGAGCACATCAGAAGCAGTTAATAATGGTCGTTACAAAACCATCAGAATGTGGTAAAACAAGTTGAGAGCATCGGCAGGAAGTGAGATGGAGGCACACAAAAATCATGGTAGAATTTGGTGTTCCTGTCTGTCAAGCACAGTGGATTTGCCATCAGTCTGCTACAAATCTTTTGGCTCTGGTGATGGTCAGTACgtttatatgtatatacactTCCAGGAGGGAATATTCACTGTCCTTTCTGAACAACTTTGGCAGCTTTACTGCAGAAATTGGCCATGGAATAGTGTTCTGCTTTATTGCATGCTAAGAGTCACTTGCTTTTCTCCGCTGAATCAAAACAAGCTGTTCTACCTGCCTTACAGCAGGAAATGTTTCTTCACACTTGGAAGCGCTGCAGTGCTCGTGTTGACATCTCGTGTGTTTGCCTGCTATGGCAGCAGCGGCACCATGAGGTGCTGGCAAAAATGAACTCAGAGTTCCACTGTTTTCCTCCGAAATACCGCAGTGAATATACTTGTGGAGAATATTCTTGTTTAATGGGAGCGAGCCTTCTGTGTTCAGTAGTTTATGTCCTCCTAAATCCACTTTAGTCAGAGCTGGGCTTATATATTTATTGAGGCTGATGAGTGCTGGCAGTGCCATGAACCTCATGAATTGTGAATAGCAGCTGGTGGGCCTCATTTAAACAATTCCTTGGGGAGGATTCACCTGGTGATGGAAGGAGTACTTAATAGGCCATTGTGAAATGGGCAGAAGGCTTCTTAGGCTTCAGGTGCCTCTTAGCACCCTGATGGTAAGGCTTACTGTAACAAGTCTTCCTGAGTGCAGGTGCCTTTGCACATGAGAGTTGATTAAGATTTATTTGATTAATGCTTGTTGCAGAAGGTTTGTTCTTTGGAACTCCCTCTGAACAACGAGATGTGTAAAAGACAAACTTATTTTAACCAGCTGCATCTGTtccatgctgcgtgcattgtTTGAAGACAAGTCATGCTGCATTCTCTGTTCCTGATTATTCACGTAGAGTCTAAATTAACTGGGGAGCAATCGCCGTTGTGCAGCAAGCTGGCCTCGTGGACGTAATGATGACTCCCTCTAGTGGCCCTACCGACTTTTCTGTTCTCAATGTATTGCAGACAAACACTTGTTCTGCTGTTACAAAggctttttcctcctgctcctccttgCATCTGTGTGATCCTTATGGGCCTCACCAGCGTGGTAGGCCTGAACACCAGGTGCAGTGTGTGCCAGTCCCATGCCCGTGCCAGTTCAGACCTTTGCATCTGTAACAGATTGGCCTTAAGGTGCTGATGTTCATCAACTCCTCCGGTCCCACTGTAGCACCATTTTGGCTCTCAGTACGTCAACATATTTTACAGAGATTTGTTTtcacaatttaatttttttccccccagttaAAATGCCTGAAATAATGAAGGCTGCTTTGGTTACAGCTGCCAGTTTGTTATGCAGCACAACAGAAATGTCAGGACAAACACTGAGCTTTGCCATTCCAACAGGTTCTCTCGCAACAGAGTTCGATTTTTGGAGAACCAGAGAATACAGCGTGAACGTGAGGAGGTGAGTAGTGATGGGTGCCCTCGTGAGCTGCAGGACTGCAAGCtgcccattttctcttcattgtGACAAACGTGTCTCTTTATTGTACAACGTCAGGTTTCAGGTGGGAGCctgatggagaaaaatgagaCAGTGGGAGATTTATTTGAACTTTATTACCTTTATAGCTAAGCACAATTATCTGCCGTACGTGAAACGAGAAACTGTAATGTTTCTTTTATCCTCTGTTAACACCTATAGACTAAAATGCTGTTCCACGATCAGAATTCACTATTGCTGatattggatttttttccctctgcagtcAAAGCCTTCTCTGAGTTCTGAATAATGGATTGCAGCAAATCAGACTGTCCTTTATTGATCGATAATTATGGTTGTTAATTATATTGCCCAAAGTAGTTTTGCACATGTCAGTTTCTCCTAAGCCATAATTGCAATCACCCAGGACTCAATAGGAAAATGACTGCTTTGTGAAAGCTGAAATACAGCTGATAGGTGTTACAGAAAGGTAGAAGacaatgttgttttctttggaaaatgtgctgctgctgcagtctgGTGATGTGTGTTGATGACTGTGCTCAGTAGAGGCACTGTGGGATTAAAGGATGGTCTGAACGGTGCTCtgtgtgcatttttattttgtccaGGAATTTCCATgtttaaaatggattttttttttctcagtctggTGTGGCCAAACCCACATGTGATCCAAGCATGTGATTGTGATTGATTAAAAACTTTGGCTACATTTTGAATTCTCACACTTCCATGGAGAAACAAGGGAAACCTTTCTCCTATGCTCTGGGAAATGCTGTGATTTTGAACTTTTCCTGCCAAAATCAAAACTGGAAGAACACCCATTCCCTAACTACTTACCAAATCAAAATAGCCCCGATAAGCAATGAATGTTGAAGATCGATGTCTGAGCAAACTCACAGTTACACTTTGGAACTGAGTCAGTTCCATTTCCTCCGTGGAGTTGTCCTCCTCCATCTTTGAAATGAGAACCTTGCTGCAATGTGTGTTACTGGAAGTCTTCTCTGGTCCATTAGTTAGCACTTCCACACCCCCCCACCCACtccataaagaaataaatctgatATTGCTGACACTTACAGTAGCATGTAGTTAGTGACTTGGTGACAAATCTGATTTCAAACATTGACATTCTGTAGAAATGACATTTAGCTTATTTAAAACTACACGTTCCTTTTTTCCTACCCTCTTCTTaatagctttctttcttttttgaatgtTAAGCTGTACAGGAAACAGCCGTCTGCTCCCTCCAGTGATCTCCTTGACCTCTCTACAGATTCTCCATCtcctgtggctgcagtgctggggactGACCCTGCAGCATCTCAGTTCCCAAGCCCTAGTAAGTGGTGAATGCATGTTTCCCTGGCAGTCTGATTTCCTAAAAACAAACCAACGTGAGCTTAGGGAGGGATCAAGAAGTTCCTTGAAAGAAACTTCAATGGTCATATTACAAGTAAGGAACGTTTGCTTAATAACGTTTAAATGATCATTAAATCTCACTTTGAATTTCAGATTCCATGTCTGCACACCCTGAAGATAGAAAAAggctccatccatccatttaTCCCCAGCTAGATTTAGCAGCTGCTGCGAAAGCTCAGCAGTTCCCGTGAGTAATCTGtcaagaaatgaaagcagataaTCAGAACTAGGAGTCTGCCGTGACCAGCAAGGAATTTTTATGGAAAGCTCTGaacaaaaagttatttaatGCTTGTACAGATTAGTTCAGTAGGAAAGTGAAAACACCGTGTGCTAGGCATTGCTTAACATGCTTAAAATATGTGCTAACCCTGAAGCACCTTTTAAATAGTCATAACCATGAACTTATCTCAAGATACTTGAGATATATATTGACTTTCTGCTGGAGTCTTGCCTATGCTGTAGTTAA is part of the Gallus gallus isolate bGalGal1 chromosome 18, bGalGal1.mat.broiler.GRCg7b, whole genome shotgun sequence genome and encodes:
- the TOM1L1 gene encoding TOM1-like protein 1 isoform X2, with product MAFGKAPKDPFGTAVGSLVERATFGSLQTEEWGQFMHICDVINATEEGPKDAVKALKKKLSKNCNHKEIRLTLSAMDRFHTVKLLDMCMQNCGPRFQSLVVKKDFCKDKLVKLLNPRYNLPIDLQEKILTFIMIWARGFQGMVDVTEVKEVYLELLKKGVEFPSSDTSKGRPKSPSPAKSSPSSANPPKRSLLPLPTGPTLLLTPEQIGKLYSELDMAKMNVRVMSSILKENVPGSENPDDMNLLQKLYKTCRMMQERIMELLVTVENEDVIVELIQVNEDLNNVLLGHERFSRNRVRFLENQRIQREREELYRKQPSAPSSDLLDLSTDSPSPVAAVLGTDPAASQFPSPNSMSAHPEDRKRLHPSIYPQLDLAAAAKAQQFPFAAEAQNNSVSTPAGHTYSNLATLLSPVPLNPVNQQAGYTASSNGPSPAAASKNKLQSPHYYEIMEFDPLAPTEAIYEEIDAAVLKPEAEKHSQC
- the TOM1L1 gene encoding TOM1-like protein 1 isoform X1, whose amino-acid sequence is MAFGKAPKDPFGTAVGSLVERATFGSLQTEEWGQFMHICDVINATEEGPKDAVKALKKKLSKNCNHKEIRLTLSAMDRFHTVKLLDMCMQNCGPRFQSLVVKKDFCKDKLVKLLNPRYNLPIDLQEKILTFIMIWARGFQGMVDVTEVKEVYLELLKKGVEFPSSDTSKGRPKQSPSPAKSSPSSANPPKRSLLPLPTGPTLLLTPEQIGKLYSELDMAKMNVRVMSSILKENVPGSENPDDMNLLQKLYKTCRMMQERIMELLVTVENEDVIVELIQVNEDLNNVLLGHERFSRNRVRFLENQRIQREREELYRKQPSAPSSDLLDLSTDSPSPVAAVLGTDPAASQFPSPNSMSAHPEDRKRLHPSIYPQLDLAAAAKAQQFPFAAEAQNNSVSTPAGHTYSNLATLLSPVPLNPVNQQAGYTASSNGPSPAAASKNKLQSPHYYEIMEFDPLAPTEAIYEEIDAAVLKPEAEKHSQC
- the TOM1L1 gene encoding TOM1-like protein 1 isoform X3, which translates into the protein MAFGKAPKDPFGTAVGSLVERATFGSLQTEEWGQFMHICDVINATEEGPKDAVKALKKKLSKNCNHKEIRLTLSLLDMCMQNCGPRFQSLVVKKDFCKDKLVKLLNPRYNLPIDLQEKILTFIMIWARGFQGMVDVTEVKEVYLELLKKGVEFPSSDTSKGRPKQSPSPAKSSPSSANPPKRSLLPLPTGPTLLLTPEQIGKLYSELDMAKMNVRVMSSILKENVPGSENPDDMNLLQKLYKTCRMMQERIMELLVTVENEDVIVELIQVNEDLNNVLLGHERFSRNRVRFLENQRIQREREELYRKQPSAPSSDLLDLSTDSPSPVAAVLGTDPAASQFPSPNSMSAHPEDRKRLHPSIYPQLDLAAAAKAQQFPFAAEAQNNSVSTPAGHTYSNLATLLSPVPLNPVNQQAGYTASSNGPSPAAASKNKLQSPHYYEIMEFDPLAPTEAIYEEIDAAVLKPEAEKHSQC
- the TOM1L1 gene encoding TOM1-like protein 1 isoform X4, with the protein product MAFGKAPKDPFGTAVGSLVERATFGSLQTEEWGQFMHICDVINATEEGPKDAVKALKKKLSKNCNHKEIRLTLSLLDMCMQNCGPRFQSLVVKKDFCKDKLVKLLNPRYNLPIDLQEKILTFIMIWARGFQGMVDVTEVKEVYLELLKKGVEFPSSDTSKGRPKSPSPAKSSPSSANPPKRSLLPLPTGPTLLLTPEQIGKLYSELDMAKMNVRVMSSILKENVPGSENPDDMNLLQKLYKTCRMMQERIMELLVTVENEDVIVELIQVNEDLNNVLLGHERFSRNRVRFLENQRIQREREELYRKQPSAPSSDLLDLSTDSPSPVAAVLGTDPAASQFPSPNSMSAHPEDRKRLHPSIYPQLDLAAAAKAQQFPFAAEAQNNSVSTPAGHTYSNLATLLSPVPLNPVNQQAGYTASSNGPSPAAASKNKLQSPHYYEIMEFDPLAPTEAIYEEIDAAVLKPEAEKHSQC